The following proteins are encoded in a genomic region of Bacillus spongiae:
- a CDS encoding TauD/TfdA family dioxygenase, with amino-acid sequence MFKTTNKRKFVKPKAIDISQREIVREGQLQTGEMLPLLIQPNVSDVDLKTWYLENKDRIEENVLKYGGVLFRGFNIKTSDDFYDFINSICTQPLSYKEGATPRSAVKGKVYTSTEFPPEEHIALHNELSYVLTWPKKIWFSSIIGAKEGGETPIADVRKVYQFLEPSIREKFEEKGWMLVRNYGDGFGQPWQYVFHTESQEEVEKYCKENGMECEWKENGMLRTRQVRPAVTVHPDTEEKLWFNHIAFWHKSSLKQSVREMLLKEFGEEGLPYNTYYGDGTPIEDEVVAALRQAYDKATVAFPWVEGDVLVLDNMLVAHGRNPYKGERKTLVAMGEPTTRNEMKKEDNE; translated from the coding sequence ATGTTTAAAACAACGAATAAAAGAAAGTTTGTAAAACCGAAAGCAATCGATATCTCGCAACGAGAAATCGTAAGGGAGGGACAACTTCAAACTGGAGAAATGCTGCCGTTATTAATACAACCAAATGTGTCAGATGTAGATCTAAAGACTTGGTATTTAGAGAATAAAGATCGAATAGAGGAAAATGTGTTGAAATATGGTGGGGTCCTTTTTAGAGGGTTCAATATTAAAACATCTGATGATTTCTATGATTTTATCAATTCAATTTGTACACAACCACTAAGTTATAAAGAGGGGGCAACACCAAGGTCCGCAGTAAAAGGGAAAGTGTATACGTCTACTGAATTTCCACCAGAAGAACATATTGCTCTTCACAATGAGCTTTCCTATGTCCTGACGTGGCCAAAGAAAATTTGGTTTTCTTCCATTATCGGTGCGAAGGAAGGTGGAGAAACTCCAATCGCAGATGTCAGAAAAGTGTATCAATTCCTTGAGCCTAGCATTAGAGAGAAGTTTGAAGAAAAGGGTTGGATGCTTGTTCGCAATTACGGGGATGGTTTTGGACAACCGTGGCAATATGTCTTCCATACAGAGAGTCAAGAAGAAGTAGAGAAATATTGTAAAGAAAATGGAATGGAATGTGAATGGAAAGAAAATGGCATGCTTAGAACACGTCAAGTTAGACCAGCCGTAACGGTTCACCCTGATACTGAAGAGAAGCTTTGGTTTAACCATATTGCTTTTTGGCATAAGTCTAGTTTGAAACAATCTGTGAGAGAGATGTTACTGAAAGAATTTGGTGAAGAGGGACTTCCATACAATACTTATTATGGTGATGGAACCCCGATAGAAGATGAAGTAGTAGCGGCATTACGTCAAGCTTATGATAAAGCAACTGTTGCATTTCCTTGGGTCGAAGGTGATGTACTAGTATTGGATAATATGTTGGTGGCGCATGGAAGAAATCCGTATAAGGGTGAAAGAAAAACACTAGTTGCAATGGGAGAACCAACCACTAGAAACGAAATGAAAAAGGAGGACAACGAATAA